The Ictalurus punctatus breed USDA103 chromosome 28, Coco_2.0, whole genome shotgun sequence DNA window taatatttaataaaacattgtcTACTATTCTGAAGGCTTACCATAAAATATTAAGTTGACGGTTGAGTTTTGATTGCTGTTGTGTATCAaagtgtattaaaataaaacaggataTGCACAATACTAAGCAATATACAACATTTGTATTTCTTCCACAGGATTAATTTCGTATAATAGTACTACAGACGTTATTAGATTTTACTGTGAATTTAAACATGAATTTAAGCCACAGTTACTTCCGGTTTTTGTTGATGGCGATATGTCTCCCTCTGCAGGTCAAAAGGCATAAAAACAAGTCGACACGGTATTCTTGCGAgtatcaaaacaaaacaaaagtctataataagctgttgttgtttgtagCATTTGTGTCgttatttatattgtttatatatttgttgcATGTTATATCAGTCACGTTTTGATCGAggcattactgtaaataaaatcatgtcatCTTAATAATCGGCGACATCTAGCGGACAGTGTTGGTACTGCATTTTTACATTCCGTATCTTCACTTCGCTTTTGTCCTGTTCAGGGTTGGTGGACCCAGACCTAGGGACGCTTTATCTCAGCCAATCTACagcaggaggaaaccggagaacccaagAGAAACCCACACgtacatggagagaacatgcaattCTCTACATAGACAGTAACTCAAGCTCATTATCAAACTGGGGCCGTGGAGCTGTGCGGTGGCAGGATGGTGGTACACAGGGTTGGGaaggttactttaaaaatatattctgttacagttacaaattacttcataaaaaatttaaccagtaacgtaatccatgtatcacaatatgaaagtaatgtaatccgATTATTTTGTGGTTACTTCAACGTCACatatgtaaacaaagtcaacagaaaagcaatatgatctaaaatacttttattttgagcttattttagagcttaaaacatgttcaatgtttggatttgttttaatgaaatgaataaatttgtTGCTCATGTGAATCACAACTGCCAAGGGAGAACCAGAACTGTAAAcatgcagctgtctatattgtgttatgtcaaaagcagggctccagataaaaaaaaaaatctattaaggAGCCGGTGGCtcatataataaacaaaagggtGTTTTGCAGACTTCTCAAGGGATGGGTAGACTTCTCAACTTCTCAAGGGATGGGCCCTCTGTGCTGATCCCAATCAAGTCTTCCAAGGTTGAATTGCGCACTTTTGATTTTATCCAGTTTTGAGCTGAAAAGCCAGGTTCACACTGAATAGCCAAAACTGGTAGGACACGCAATATCTCAACTAGATGCATCCTGCTCAAAGCACATGCTGTGTTGTTGTCGTATGTCTTGTACACATCCAGTCAATTTTCCTTCATTAGTAATGTCTGAgaggtaaatttgttgaaagGCAGCTCTTCACATGCAATCATATAGGTGgtgttgaattttatttttaactctaTCCATTCTGTCTCGTCATGTAGTTCACATGGACGAGACATTGCTTGTGCTGACGGTGTTTTTTGTGGAGCACTCTGTGATTACATAATCATGAacttttttaatgcttttgaCTATCGCCCTGTTTTCTCACAGCCTCTTTCTTAAAATTGTTCGTTCCGGTAATGAAATCTGTTTCCCCcgttatttttttgtcacaaaaCTTTTGAAATTGAAATTTATATTTAGACCTGGAATTATCTTTATGAACATAAAGAAATAACCTTTTATGCATTCTTCATGCAGGTTCTCATTATGGCATACATGAAAATCCACTATTTGGACactttattgtattatatatttaatttaaaattgatTACACTTAGTGTTTTAATTGGTCATTAATtaacacacaatcacaacaaTCCATATTGACAATGCAAAAATgttacttcttctttttttttttttatttaccgaAAATCAAAACCTCAAAATATCTCATTTAGGTACTCCAGACTGAGCTCGGATGTCTCTTGAACTTTTCTGAACTTCACCCATGGCAATTTCAAATGACTAGACATGATTTAGAAAAGCACACACCTGTGTGAATAAGGTCCATAAATTCACACTGCATGTCAGACCAAAAAGCAACTAATATGGGTAGTTTTGGTTTCATGGCACACATTTCTGTGATATAGGGAAGACTGTAGATTTGAACAAGTCATTCTAACCAAGTTTGTCTATTTAGTTAAGCTTCCCCTGGGTTGCTTTTGTGTTGGACATGCTGCATTTACTTTCTAATCTAGCAACAGAAAAGATCATGCAAGTCATCTTGTCCTGCAATCCTACTGCCTGGCCAATGGATCCAATCCCTTTCAAAATGCTCCAGACCTTCTCACAAGTCCTCCTCCCCTTCATCACTACTATCATCAATGGCTCCATAATATCTGATCATATACCAACTACGTTCAAGAGAGCAAGGATTACCCACTCTGGATCCCTCAGACAAGTAAGTAGTACTGGCAAGCAAGTATTGACCGGTATcacctctcttttctttctaaaatcctCAAAAACACTATCTACAATCagctgtccctctgtctctgtgtctctcacagaacaacctccaaaATCCTAACCAGTCTGGCTTCATGTGTTGCTTTTGTGTTGGACATGCTGCATTTAGTTCCCATTTAGGTCAAACAGTTCTGCTTTTGATGATTTTCAGTTTtagttcagtttttattttgtcagaCAAACAGAATTCATTTAAGCATGTGTTTTCACATATAATACACATAATGTACAAAATTCGAATTCTTTTGTCAGCTTCCAAGCTCCATAACATTCTTAGGGGGAAAATAACCTTTTTTAAAGGTTCCTAAAGGTTCTAAGTAGTTCTTAACTTTCTAAACCCTTTCTGAGAGATAAAAACTAAGTTGCATGGTTCTATgtggagaaaatgaagaacGACAGAGATGTGGAAGAAATCACAACTCAACACAGATGAGGTGACTTATGCTAAGACTGCCTTCTACAAAGAAAAGCTGGAAACTTCTGCACAAGATCCTCGCAAGCtccacagcttttttttttttcactacttAACTCACCGGCTCTTCCTGCAATTATCCTTCCTGACTGCTAAAGACTTTGTCATCTATTATGATGGAAATATTGAAAAATCTACCAGAATTTCAATCCTCGCACAATTCCTACACTGAATACTCAggattctccttttctttcACTGGCACATTTTTCTAATCTAGCAACAGAAAATATCATGCAAGTCATCTTGTCCTGCAATCCTACCACCTGGCCAATGGATCCAATGCCTACCACAATGCTCCAGACTTTCTCACAAGACCTCTTCCCCTTCATCAGTACTATCAACAGTGGCTCCGTATTAACCTGTCATATACCAACTACATTCAAGAGAGCAAGGATTATTCCCATCCTGAAGAAACCCTCTCTGGATCTCTCAGACAAGTAAGTAGTACTGACAAGCAAGTACCGAGTGGTatcacttctctcttttctttctaaaatcctCAAAAACACTATCTCCAATCTCTTacagaacaacctccaagaTCCTAACCAATCTGGCTTCAAAGTAGCACATtcctcagagctgttttggccaTCAATGAGAAGCTACATGCTGCTAGATCAAACTGTCATCAGTCCTCATCCTCCTTGACCTTTCAGCAGCTTCTGACACAGTCAACCACAAGATTCTCTTGTTCATCCTCATGAGTTTTGGAATTCGTGGCATAGCACAGCAGTGGTATGCTTCCTACCTGGAAGGTTGGTCATATAAGGTTATGTAGACGGGATCCATATCTGCTCCAGCAGACTCTtcactggtgtcccacaagactcagtacttggtcctcttctgttctccctctatacTCTATCTCTTGGTGAAGTTATATACTCAAGTGAGTTTTCATATCACTGCTATGCGGATGACAATTaactcatcctctccttccTCCATCAGACACACATGTTTCCActcagatctcagcatgtctggcagacatctcatcatgcTGAATTGTAATCCCAGCAAAATTGAACTGCTGTTCATTCAGGTGATTCAtccccatgtcaggatcttatgatctccctggacaactctcTGATCTCACCTTTGGCTGCTGCATGCAACCTTGGGGTAATCATGGATATtcaactgtccttttcctctcaaaCTTGTTTCTCCTATTTTTCACAACAAGGTGGAGAGAGTTAACCTGGGACTAGCTCTGGTGCAGTGGTCACACTTCACAGTCAACCTGAGATGACAGATAGGGGTAAAATAAGATTAATTcaatatgctttaatatatttgtatgaaatataGTATGGTTAAATCTcaggtatgttttttttaaactacctgagtatttaaataataataatttaaaaaaaaaacaaacaaacacacatattaGATATTGGGgtacacggtggcttagttgttagcatgtttgcctcacacctccagggttgggggtttgattcccaccatggccctgtgtgtgtgtagtttacatgttctccctgtgctgtgggggtttcctcagggttctgcggtttcctcccccagtccaaagacatacctggtaggttgattggcatgtctgaaGTGATAGGTCCatgaaaaatggcaaaaaaaaatcttttgtttaCCTCTCTTCTGCATTTAATGTACTTTTATGAGTGAAAAGTAGATATTTACTGGCAGCTTTGcacttctggtgtttattaaaTGCTTGGCATAATGTAAGCTGATATAAATTAGTGCTGCTTCACTACCTCTAgattgcttgtttgtgtttttatgggatggccatactgtgtgtaataaattgaatttaggaaagaaaaaataggCTTGACAGTGGTTTCAAAATTTGTTGGTGGTTATCTTATTTGTGAGACTCTCACAATGCTAATCTGACGCGCTCATgtcgatttctcctttacaGCATCACAAGGATTCATCCACTTCTATCCACACAAGCCAgtcaggtgcttgttcagtcccttgtcattttgagactggactactgcatcTCGCTCCTGGCAGGTCTGCATCTGAGCGCTATTTGACAAACTAATGCAGTCTGGTTTCCCCTAGACTGTGGAATACTCTACTTTTAGAGTAAGATCTGCTTCAACCCTTGACGTATTTAAATCCTGCCATAAGATCCATCTTTCTCCTTGGCATGTGACTGTATCTATCCCTATTTATtagagtgttttgttttgtttgggctGCATTGTTGATGCATTTTTTAACCTTGATTCCTCCCAgctgtacagcactttggtgaGCTTGGGCTGTTTTTAAATTGAACTGAAAACTGACGTGGGACCAACAAATGGGGTGAACATGTTGCTTCATTTAAACTTTTCGCTGAAGGGTTTTTAAAGGCATTATGTATGActctatatataaaacaatagaGGGTTTCCCTATCAGGAAAAGCTCCATGTAGGAAACAAAGACTATCCAAATAACCCCGaggtacccccccccccccccccccccccccaaaaaaaaaaaagaaagaaaaaagaaaaaattgtaCTATTTCTTGTTATGTGGTGGTTGTTTCTACGGCTTTAGGCCCTCCTCCCGGCCCTTCATCACCGGAATCCAAATAAGAATTCCCCAACACGCATCTTGGCAACTTGCGTAATCGCTGTCAGCCCCTCCTAATTGATCACAATTTGCGGCTTTACAATACACACCCTCCTTCTGTACTCTAGCCCTTTCAGCGGGCTCCTGTAGAAAACCCAAACCAGATTGCGGAGCAGCTCATTGTCCGTTTGCTTCTTCTTTTGTTCTCCACAGGCTGTATTCACGCGCGGTAACTACAGTACAGCTGTATGCAAATGAAGGACGGCACGGGACGCACATGGCTCGCGAGGCGctgctggccaatcagagcgctTCACGGCGTCGTTCCCCGTAGCAACAAGACACCGGCATCCCATAACGAAGCCCGGCGCGTATGAAATGTTGTGTTGTAGgctgtgaataaatatatataatcctGTTCTGTAGTCTATAGATTCATTTTCGTTGTTTCGTCATTTATGCAGCATAAGATACAATTCTAATTGATAAATAAGTTAAGTAAGATACAATTAAATAAGATACAATTCTagttaaataagtaaaaaacaatacaattctagttaaataagtaaaaaacaatacaattctaGTTAAATAAGATCCAATTCTAACACTTATATTTTACTATTTACTCGAATCAGTGTAAAATGATGGACAGGGATAGgtgtaaatctctctctctctctctctctctctctctctctctctctcagtttgtAAACAAAACTATAATACACAATAGGCTACCTATACATTCTTTTCATATTATTCTGACATGCTGGTAGCCATATAGATTCCGTTTAAAACAGCCTATACAAGACACCATGCTGATTTTGTAGCTATGTGAACAATGTAAACAGTTAGCAATTGCTTTCGTTCACATTCACGTCtgacattaatatttatttaagaagaagaagaagaaagattaAAAACTCGCTTCCTTACCTGCTACCGTTTTCATTTCATGTTCACCGTACAATGAATCCAAAACGAAAGTAGGGtttaaaaaacaagaaaagttCCCCAGCAGGACCTCAGCTGATTTCTTCGAATTGGTTATGTATGATTTATCATGTTATAGTTGTACAACTGTAACATGGTAAATAATTTCTATTTCAACTTCTTCAGTGGTTTTTCACTTGTTCTTTACAGCACCACaggttctgcaaagaaccttcttcttgtcaagaaccatttttcattgtaCATGGTTCTTGAATTGAGCtatatggttttgttttttcgtttttttaaaaaaaaaattcttctattggttcttcaaggtatTATCCCTTAACCAAAGTTAAAGTAAACCCTATGTAGTTCTTTGTGGGACTTGAAAAGGTTCTCTTGGCATCACTCTGAAGAATCTTACcttggttccttaaagcactaactaaggttttttgtttttttaagataacTTAAGATAACGTGGTTTCTTGTAGCACTGCTGTGAGGAATCATTtgtgggttctttaaagcaccagtaaatagaCGCTTCGCTAAAGAACATGagagtaaaaggttctttgtgcaACTTAAAAAGGTTCTCGtatggcatcaggctgaaaaacccCTTCTTGGTTCCAATTGGAATTGGAATGCAAAATATGAAAAGATTTGTATAGTTGCTTAGTTACTTTTGTTTTAGGTGAGTTGGAGACATACTGGTGAagctaaaaggaaaaaaatggcGGCTGAAGAGTCTTGAGTAATCTAATTTAATGTGGTATAAAAGTAGACAAGCCTATCCGTTTTCTAGAAAGTAGGTATTTTAATACAACACACACTTAtatgttaataaatgaaaacagtatGAACAGTGTTGAGCCATCTGCAAGATACCAGACCCAGCCCAGGCATTTAACGGAAGGGATTTGTGTGTTATCAATCTGTTGTGTGCAGTCTGATTTCCCCCGAGGCAGTCAAGAGTTGCTACACACATTCTTTCAAAAGCACTGAGCAGGGCAGAGGGAAAATCAGTTCaataaaaaagttacatttgGTAGGTTATAGAAAAATATAGGCTTATATTTTGAGAGAAAATTGTTTATTATCCTGTAATGTATATGATTTTGTGTGCtacgtggcctgtgtgtgtgtgtgtgtgtgtgtgtgtgtgtgtgtgtgttaaagctaTAAAGTATTTTGTTCTGTTGTTTCGTACTTGTGTAATCTAAAAGTAAAATGCTCCAAGCTCCTTCTCTGCGATTCATTATAATAAGAGCATTTTGTCAGTTTTGCTCAATTATAGAAATCACATCCGCCTGCTCATTAAGTTAGTACTGAAAGGGCGCAttagcttttgtgtgtgtgtgtgtgtgtgtgtgtgtgtgtgtgtgtgtgtgtgtgtaccggcCCCCAATTCAGTTTTCCAGCTTTATGCAAATCCGGGTCGTGGAGGTCAGGGCACGCGCGTGGCGTGCGGCTTCGAAGGCACACGCGCAGCCTCCCGATTCCAACAAAGGcgaaaaaaagtgaaagaatgGGGAGCGGGAAtcgacacacacagacacacacacacacgcacacgcacgcgctcacacacgcacactccgCACATCGCTTGCGCTCTCTTTCCCGTCTTTTTGTTTCCCGATTCCCCCCCAGAGGCCAAAaagtagggggggggggggggggggggggatctggGGGCGAGGGGGGATCCAATAACAATCAGCGTTCCCTCGAGACGACAGACTGGTTGGGGGATACTCCGCGCGTAACGGCTGCGGAAAGACAGAACGCGCTTGCGGTGGATGAGGGAAGGAGGTGTCGGGGTCAACGGGCAGCAACTGATAGAAGACGGAGGGAGGAAAGGGGAATCCTACGAAAACATGCGGGTTCATCCCTGAAATGCTACCTTGGCTGGCTTctaaaacaacagaaacattgttgtgtgttttatttgaggAGCTTTTCAGAAGCTTTTCATTAGAGTTCATGGATGAGTCAATCCGAAGACCCACTAAAATTACTGCACAAATATATTGTTTATAGAATTCCGGATGTCTGGATATAATGCCAAAATTATTAAtaagtaattattttaaaaaataataataataattataatttttttaaatcgagAAAAATATAGGGTTTTTCAACCAGTGCTGAGAATGTGGTGCTTGGCTCCATGGATATATAAAGTAGGgtcaatttatttttacaatcaCAGCatttaatcatatatatatatatatatatatatatatatatatatatatatatatatatatatatatatatatatatatataagagcaATATGACTaattatcaaataaaaacaatttatgtaaataatacTATAACACTAAAACTATCAAATTGTTTGCAAATTCTGAATGTATTATAAATCTGTTCTATTTCACTACATTTTAGGGACATGTTTGGGTCCACTTGATCTGAGGAAGGTTCAGTATAAgtcaataaaataattcagtcTTTATCTTATGAAAGTTTCAATGTCAACCTTCAGATGATAATCTTTTGCACAAAATTTTTTTCCATCCCTCCAGTAGGCTACTGTTCTGCCCTAAGACACTTAGTACTTACATTTTTACCTATAGGCTATGGGATTAGATTAGATAAAATTAGATTAGTCCGAGTATGATAAGACATAACCTGGCGAACAGCATGAATAACTGAAAAGAATAATATATGACGGTCGTTCACATTTCGTTAGATTTATGCTCATTGATTCAAGTCGACACAAAAAAAGAACCCCAAGCAATGCCGTTCATCACGCTGAACCCGCCTGCTCATCGATCTCAGCCCTTATTTTTGTCGGCGCACTTGAGAAGCGTCGCAATGCGCGAGCTGATCGAAGAGTCACTAACGGCGGGCGGAGCCACGGGCGCGTGACCGCCTTCTTCGCCAGATTGTGGACGTGTGATGAAAATGGTTCATTTCGGCCACAATAAGATGACAGACCCTTGCCATTGTCCGGATCAGACGTTTGGCGTTGGGGGTGTGAAATTAGATGGAGCGGTCTGTGTTTGTTGGCTGAGGAATTTTCCAACGTTTTTGCTCCTCACTCATGATTCCATTCTCACTCACTTTACAAATATTTGAATGGAAATGACTAGCAGTAAGCCTGTTTTCTGTCCAATTTACCTTTCCCCCCTCGCACTCCAGACCTTGTTTATTTATgcattctttaataataaaatatttatcgaattataatttaattttagGATATTACTACAGCAAGTAATATCATTAAGCTTAGTCTGGTCTAAGAGTGactggaaaatgaatgaatgtgtcaCCATTAAAAAACTGCCATATGCCTACTATTATGTTACATAAGATATGCTTTAGATCTATAATATAACAAGTACATCTGGTTCCCTGTAGCTCttttatcgtgtgtgtgtgtgtgtgtgtgtgtgtgtgtgtgtgtgtgtgtgtgtgtgtgtgtgtgtgtggtgggttgtttttttcgATTATTGGAAAAACAATATTGTATTTGGTCAAGTTTCCATACAAATTGAACTTATTCACATGCTTGCacgaataattaattaaattataatttaattatataaacaatctTACTAATTATAGTTTATTCTCGTCTAACTGAATTAAGCAGTTAATATTCTTATTAAGTgctaatatttcattttaaaatggtaatttttatatttacactgcgtacacacacacacacacaaacacacacacacacacacgcacacacacgcacacacattcctCTGTTAAGATAAATGGACGCAGGGGTTCGGCACGTGTACGTTGAATAGACTCCCAGCGGGGAGCGTTGAATAAAAAAGTTGTATAATCTTGGAGTGTGGCAGTGACTGATTTCCATAATGGTGAGGGACCGTCAAGGACGGGGCAAGTGGTCGGGGGTGGGGTggtggccgtgtgtgtgtgtgtgtgtgtgtgtgtgtgtgtgtgtgtgtgtgtggcggggAGGACGGAGTGTATGGCTCCGAGAAGGAGGGGAAGATACGGGAGGGAGGGGGGAAGCTGACATCTGCCGCTCCTCTTCTCTGAGACCCCAGGGTGGATCATGTTGCCAGGTCCTGCTATTGACGTCTGGATTGCAGCCATCTGCGTCCTAACTGACGCACAATACGCGTCCGGTGGCTTTAAAAAGGGCGAGACGGCAAGCATCAGTTCAGAAAAGTCTCGAGCGTTCACACAACTGGCTCCTTCTTAACAAATCGACACAGAGCAACTTTAACTGGACGTCTTCCGCCACTATGCCAAAGGGTTTCCTGATAAAACGCTCCAAAAAGGCTGGAGCAGTGTCCTACAGAGTGCGGGACGAGGATGAGGCGACTCCAAATGTTCTCCCGTGTCCAGGGTTCCACTCTTTCTGCACTACAACTCTTCCCTCAGTCATTGTTCAAAGGACACCGAATCGAGTGTGTTTAGGAGGCCTGCCTGAATCATTCTGCGCTCCTTCTCTCAGTCCGACACGTCCAGACGGCGAGGGTTACACAAACCAATATCCATCAACGCACCACAATGATCAGGGTTCTGCTGCTTCATTAAGTCGGGCTGAGCTTTTCCTCGAGCCCATTCTCGGGGGTTTTGCGGTCAACGGATCTCCGGTATCACCGTCTCTCCCTGAAATGAGCACGAAAGTCGACTCCGTACCCAACTCTGCGAAACGACCCGCACCACCACCAAACTCCAAAAGCAGCCAATCCAAAAAGCGCAAACCTCCTCAAGAGAGAAAAGCGATTAGTCGAGACGAAGTTACCACCTCTCCAGTTCTGGGTCTACGCATTAAGGAAGATCCTGTGGAAGACTCGAAGCAGGGTGCGAGCAGACAGCTGGGTGAGTTCATCTGCCAGCTGTGTAAAGAGAGATACTCGGACCCGCTCACTCTGGCGCACCACAAGTGCTCGCGCATCGTGCGCGTTGAGTACCGCTGCACCGAGTGCGACAAAACATTCAGTTGCCCGGCTAACCTGGCGTCTCATCGCCGCTGGCATAAACCCAAAGGAGAAGAAAATCAAGCGAATGCGATAAGCAGCGCGAGCGCCACGACCCAATCCGAGCACTCCGACTCGGGCTCTGAGGATGAAGCGCAGTTCAGTTGCACTCAGTGCGCCAAAAAGTTCCGGCGACAGGCTTACTTGAGGAAACACCTCGCTCTTCATGATCGGAAAGCTGCAGGTTTACGGCAGGATCTCAACCTCGCAAGTCTACCCGAGTCTATCGTCCTGGCAAAGGAAGAGTCTCCGGAACTGTCCAGGAAACTTCCGAGCGCAGCGCGCGCTACTAAAACACCCGACGTGTTTCCGTGTCGCTTCTGCGGAGAGaacttcttctcctctccagGGCTCACGAGGCACATCAACAAACATCATCCAACAGAAAGCAGACAGATGGTTTTACTCACACACAACATCTAAGATCTAACATCTCAGAGTGTGCCTTAATCCAAAACtcttcaaagaaaaaaaaaagctttgtaataatttattttattattacttgcTGTTACTTGACTTTGCGACACGTCAACACATTCAAAAAGTTGTAGTTTATAGGCGTTATGTACATTTGTGTTTTGGATAATGGtgtatttatagtatttatttatttatgatttatttattggtttatttattaaatgtatttatttcatgtcacaaaattgttgctgtttttattttgtatgctTTATCATGATGTACATTCTTACATTTTCTTGGACAAAACTTAATCaagttgacatttttaaaaaaaacaaaattaatgaTACTTTTCTGAACAATAAAATTCTATTCACCTAAAAGTCGCATCGTGTGTTACAGTCAAACAATTTAACAAGAATTCTAACTGTTGTCAACAATTATTGCTACAATTCAATGAAATCATAAGTTTAGTTATCATTGGAGAGTAAcaatagatgtttatttcacagaGGTGAATTATATAGCCTGGGTAATTATACTATACACAGTATAGACTAGCATTCTAAATGTGTAAACTAAGAGAAGCTTATGAATAGAGAAGTAAAAGGTCAGTAATCTGGTTTTTGTTAAGTAACAGTTAAAACAGGTGAAATTCTGGGgttaaaaataacaacagcaatCCAGACAGTATTAAAGCTGGAGTGATGAATTGTAGATACTGTTACCCTAAACTGGCTATCAAGCATTAGTCATTACTAAGTTCGCTTTTTCAAAAATCTTACCGCTTTGtaaaacatatattttagtACATCAGTTAATCTCATGACCAAAATGCAAATGCACTACAATGACCAAAACACCACAAACATCTTAACATCTTAGCACTAGGCCTACTTCTCTTCTAACAACttgcaaaaacaaaccaaaaacccACTAAGAATTGGTGTCATTACAGTATagttacactacacacacacacacacacacacactactgtgtgtgtgtgtgtatatatatatatatatatatatatatatatatatatatatatatatatatatatatatatatatatatatatatataaaggggATATTATGCAGTACCTTTGGttgtcactggggtggtaccCATGCTTTTTATACCTTTAGCTGATATCTTTTACATCTTTTAGATATCTTCTTGATCGTGAGACTCTATTACCTTGATTATAAGCTTTCCAAAAGTTTAAGAGAAGGAAAAATCACTCAATTGTTGCTTTGTTGCCTCATGCACGTCTTTGTATATTTTCTTACCTGTTTTGTTAAAGACCTGTGTGCCATATGCTGATGTTTATTCCAGTATTTAAGAAAAATCCTGTATGACAAAGGCAATCCTTAGTATACAAAGTATTGGATAAGAAAATATTGCAATCTGTAAACTATAACGCAAATCTACCTAAAGGAAAGCATCTTCCTCTTTCCTCTGGTGTTAttactgaaaaaacaacaatgacCTCGAAAACTAAAGGCTTCTTTAGCC harbors:
- the LOC108259779 gene encoding insulinoma-associated protein 1-like, which codes for MPKGFLIKRSKKAGAVSYRVRDEDEATPNVLPCPGFHSFCTTTLPSVIVQRTPNRVCLGGLPESFCAPSLSPTRPDGEGYTNQYPSTHHNDQGSAASLSRAELFLEPILGGFAVNGSPVSPSLPEMSTKVDSVPNSAKRPAPPPNSKSSQSKKRKPPQERKAISRDEVTTSPVLGLRIKEDPVEDSKQGASRQLGEFICQLCKERYSDPLTLAHHKCSRIVRVEYRCTECDKTFSCPANLASHRRWHKPKGEENQANAISSASATTQSEHSDSGSEDEAQFSCTQCAKKFRRQAYLRKHLALHDRKAAGLRQDLNLASLPESIVLAKEESPELSRKLPSAARATKTPDVFPCRFCGENFFSSPGLTRHINKHHPTESRQMVLLTHNI